One window of Mediterraneibacter butyricigenes genomic DNA carries:
- a CDS encoding homoserine dehydrogenase yields the protein MEKMKAALLGLGTVGSGVYKLVQKRSDEMVHLIGTELEISKILVHNIKKERPGVDSALLTDNWKEIIEDPEIQIVIEVMGGIEPARTMILEALNAGKNVVTANKDLLAVHGKELLDTAEKNERDLLFEAAVAGGIPIIRPMKQCLAANDITEAIGIVNGTTNYILTKMFEEDMSFEEALAQATELGYAEADPTADVEGLDAGRKMAIMASIAFHSRVVFDDVYTEGITKITAQDVAYAKEFHSVIKLLGVAHNTEDGIEVAVHPMLIDVDHPLASVRDSFNAVFVHGDAVDDAMFYGRGAGEFPTASAVMGDVIDVARNLKYGCTGRISCTCYRDLKIKSFEDVKNRFFLRMQVANEPGVLAQIAKVFGDHKVSIARVVQKKVEASGAELVIGTEKVKERHLKSALDVLKQMDSIHEVSSIIREY from the coding sequence ATGGAAAAGATGAAAGCAGCACTTTTGGGACTTGGAACAGTAGGAAGCGGTGTGTATAAGCTGGTTCAGAAGAGATCTGACGAGATGGTACACCTGATTGGAACAGAACTTGAGATTTCCAAGATTTTAGTTCATAATATAAAGAAAGAACGTCCGGGCGTAGATTCGGCGCTTCTGACAGATAACTGGAAAGAGATCATAGAGGATCCGGAGATTCAGATCGTGATCGAGGTTATGGGAGGGATTGAGCCTGCCAGAACCATGATCCTGGAAGCGTTGAATGCCGGGAAAAATGTGGTCACAGCCAATAAGGATCTGCTTGCGGTACATGGAAAAGAACTTCTGGATACAGCGGAGAAGAATGAAAGAGATCTGCTGTTTGAGGCGGCGGTTGCAGGGGGAATCCCGATCATCCGCCCGATGAAACAGTGTCTGGCTGCCAACGATATCACGGAAGCGATCGGAATTGTCAACGGAACGACCAACTACATTCTGACCAAGATGTTTGAAGAAGATATGAGCTTTGAGGAAGCGTTAGCGCAGGCTACAGAGCTTGGATATGCGGAGGCAGATCCTACCGCAGATGTGGAAGGCCTGGATGCGGGAAGAAAGATGGCAATTATGGCATCCATCGCATTTCACTCCAGAGTGGTATTTGATGATGTCTATACAGAAGGAATCACAAAGATTACGGCGCAGGATGTAGCCTATGCAAAAGAATTTCACAGTGTGATCAAACTGCTGGGCGTGGCGCATAATACAGAGGATGGAATCGAAGTTGCGGTACATCCGATGCTGATCGATGTGGATCACCCGCTGGCATCTGTGCGTGATTCTTTCAATGCAGTTTTTGTACACGGAGATGCTGTGGATGATGCCATGTTCTACGGAAGAGGAGCTGGAGAATTTCCGACAGCCAGTGCGGTGATGGGTGATGTGATCGATGTGGCACGTAATCTGAAATATGGCTGTACCGGACGGATCAGTTGTACCTGCTATCGTGATTTGAAGATCAAATCTTTTGAAGATGTGAAGAATCGTTTCTTCTTAAGAATGCAGGTGGCAAATGAGCCGGGAGTTCTGGCACAGATTGCAAAAGTATTCGGAGATCACAAAGTCAGCATTGCCAGAGTCGTACAGAAGAAAGTAGAGGCATCCGGGGCTGAGCTGGTCATCGGAACGGAAAAAGTAAAAGAACGTCATTTGAAGAGTGCGCTGGATGTGTTAAAGCAGATGGATAGCATTCACGAAGTCAGCAGTATCATCCGCGAGTATTGA
- a CDS encoding ABC transporter ATP-binding protein: MLELRKIDKYYNPGTVNEMCLFHQFDLKVEQGEFVSVVGSNGSGKTSMLNILCGSIGVDAGQILMSGEDITGKKEYKRNQKIGRVYQNPAMGTCPSMTILENMSLADNKGGFYGLGSGVNKNRKKAYQEMLSQLGLGLENKMDVQVGSLSGGQRQAIALLMSTMTPIDFLILDEHTAALDPKTAELIMELTDKIVKEKNLTTIMVTHNLRYAVEYGNRLLMMHQGQIVMDLKGEEKENLKVEDILDRFNEISIECGN, from the coding sequence ATGCTTGAGTTAAGAAAAATCGATAAATATTACAATCCGGGAACGGTCAATGAAATGTGTCTGTTCCATCAGTTTGATCTGAAGGTGGAGCAGGGGGAATTTGTATCCGTCGTAGGAAGCAATGGCTCCGGCAAGACCTCTATGCTCAACATTCTCTGCGGAAGCATTGGAGTAGATGCGGGACAGATCCTGATGAGCGGGGAAGATATCACCGGGAAAAAAGAATACAAGCGCAATCAGAAGATCGGGAGAGTATATCAGAATCCGGCGATGGGAACCTGCCCGTCTATGACGATTCTGGAGAATATGTCTCTGGCAGACAATAAAGGTGGTTTTTACGGACTGGGCTCCGGTGTGAATAAGAATCGGAAGAAAGCTTATCAGGAAATGTTAAGTCAGTTAGGTCTGGGACTGGAAAATAAAATGGATGTTCAGGTCGGATCTTTATCCGGCGGACAAAGACAGGCGATAGCACTTCTGATGTCCACAATGACACCGATTGATTTCCTGATTCTGGATGAGCATACGGCGGCGTTGGATCCGAAGACTGCTGAACTGATCATGGAGTTGACCGATAAAATTGTAAAAGAAAAAAATCTGACCACCATCATGGTCACACATAACCTGCGCTATGCCGTGGAATATGGTAATCGACTTCTGATGATGCATCAGGGCCAGATTGTGATGGATCTAAAAGGAGAAGAGAAGGAAAATCTGAAGGTTGAAGATATTCTGGATCGATTCAATGAAATTAGTATCGAATGTGGAAACTAA
- a CDS encoding ABC transporter permease → MGIYVTILEQGLIYGILALGVYITYKILDFPDLTVDGSFPLGAALTATMITRGVNPYLTLPASFLIGVIAGICTGLIHVKCKVRDLLSGIIMMTALWTINLRLAGTANVPIFGEESIFDNPAMNGLFQGSSASYKVLAVVLVIAVICKVLLDLYLKTKSGFLLRAVGDNDVLVTSLAKDQGNVKILGLALANGLVSLAGCIFCQEQRVFEISSGTGAIVIGLASVIIGTSLFKNLSFMKATTMVLIGSILYKACVAAALKFFEPQDMKLITAVLFLLILVIGSERKRKVKKNA, encoded by the coding sequence ATGGGGATTTATGTAACAATTTTAGAACAGGGACTGATTTATGGAATCCTGGCCCTGGGTGTTTATATCACATATAAGATTCTGGATTTTCCGGATCTTACGGTGGATGGCAGCTTCCCGCTGGGGGCTGCCCTGACCGCCACAATGATTACGAGAGGTGTAAATCCTTATCTGACCCTCCCGGCATCCTTTCTGATCGGAGTGATCGCTGGAATCTGTACCGGATTGATCCATGTAAAATGTAAGGTAAGAGATCTGTTATCCGGTATCATTATGATGACGGCACTCTGGACGATCAACCTGCGACTGGCAGGAACGGCAAACGTGCCGATTTTCGGAGAAGAAAGCATCTTTGACAATCCGGCAATGAATGGCCTGTTTCAGGGGAGTTCGGCTTCCTATAAGGTGCTGGCAGTTGTCCTTGTGATTGCGGTGATCTGTAAAGTTTTGCTGGATCTGTATCTGAAGACAAAATCCGGTTTCCTGTTGAGAGCGGTAGGAGACAATGATGTACTGGTTACATCCCTTGCAAAAGATCAGGGAAATGTAAAGATTCTGGGACTGGCTCTGGCAAACGGACTGGTATCTCTGGCGGGCTGCATTTTCTGTCAGGAACAGAGAGTGTTCGAAATTTCAAGTGGTACCGGTGCTATCGTAATCGGACTTGCCAGTGTAATCATCGGAACCAGCTTATTTAAAAATCTGTCCTTTATGAAGGCAACGACAATGGTACTGATCGGTTCCATTTTATATAAGGCGTGTGTGGCAGCGGCATTGAAATTTTTTGAACCGCAGGATATGAAGCTGATCACGGCAGTTCTGTTCCTTCTGATTCTGGTGATCGGAAGTGAGCGGAAAAGGAAGGTGAAAAAGAATGCTTGA
- a CDS encoding ABC transporter substrate-binding protein: protein MKKRVLAVVLGVVMTMSLAACGGSKSEDTASDGEKTYTIGISQFAEHGSLDNCREGFLEGLKEEGIEEGKNLKVDVKNAAADQGTTKQISDGFVSDKVDLICAIATPSAQAAYNSAMNSDIPVVYTAVTDPIAAKLANEDGTPVGNVTGTSDELPIKAQLEMIREMLPDATKIGIMYTTSEVNSVSALEKYKDLAGDYGFTIVEKGVTQTADISLATDELLDEVDCISNLTDNTVVNSLATILDKANEKNIPVFGSEIEQVKIGCVAAEGLDYIALGKQTGKMAAQILKGEKKASEMNFETITEPGFYVNTAVAENLGITVPQDLADNAVESFDSISK from the coding sequence ATGAAAAAGAGAGTATTAGCAGTTGTATTGGGAGTAGTTATGACAATGAGTCTTGCAGCATGTGGAGGCAGCAAGAGTGAAGATACCGCATCAGACGGAGAGAAGACCTATACGATAGGAATTTCCCAGTTTGCAGAACACGGATCCCTGGATAACTGCCGGGAGGGATTTTTAGAAGGACTGAAAGAAGAAGGAATCGAGGAAGGAAAGAACCTGAAAGTGGATGTGAAAAATGCAGCAGCCGATCAGGGAACAACAAAACAGATCAGTGACGGATTTGTATCTGATAAGGTGGATCTGATCTGTGCTATTGCAACACCGAGTGCACAGGCAGCTTACAATTCCGCAATGAACTCCGACATTCCGGTTGTATACACAGCCGTGACAGATCCGATTGCAGCAAAGCTTGCAAACGAAGATGGAACACCGGTTGGAAATGTAACAGGAACCAGTGATGAGCTTCCGATCAAAGCACAGCTTGAGATGATCCGTGAGATGCTTCCGGACGCAACAAAGATCGGTATCATGTATACCACAAGCGAAGTGAATTCCGTATCTGCCCTGGAAAAATATAAAGATCTGGCAGGGGATTATGGATTTACCATCGTAGAAAAAGGTGTGACACAGACTGCAGACATTTCACTGGCAACAGATGAACTGTTAGACGAAGTAGACTGCATCAGCAACCTGACAGACAACACCGTTGTAAATTCCCTGGCAACGATTCTGGATAAAGCAAACGAGAAGAATATTCCGGTATTCGGAAGTGAGATCGAGCAGGTAAAGATCGGTTGTGTAGCAGCAGAGGGACTGGATTACATCGCACTTGGAAAACAGACAGGAAAGATGGCAGCACAGATCTTAAAGGGTGAGAAGAAAGCTTCTGAAATGAATTTTGAAACTATTACAGAGCCTGGATTCTATGTAAATACAGCAGTTGCTGAAAATCTTGGAATCACTGTACCGCAGGATCTGGCAGACAATGCCGTTGAAAGCTTCGACAGCATTTCCAAATAA
- a CDS encoding Y-family DNA polymerase, protein MRTYLAIDLKSFYASVECVERGLDPLDVNLVVADKSRTEKTICLAVSPALKSYGVPGRPRLFEVVQKVRDLNGKRRCACRERRFQGSSVRKSELETNPQLEMDYLVAVPRMALYLEYSTRIYEIYMKYVAPEDCHVYSIDEVMLDVTDYLGTYQMSANELASEMIREVYEKTGITATAGIGANLYLAKVAMDIKAKHVTPNRDSVRIAELDEISYRRELWDHQPITDFWRVGHGYAKKLEQYGIYTMGDVAACSVERFRPGCDMELLYRLFGINAELLIDHAWGIEPCTMADIKSYQPVSESMGAGQVLSCPYSAKDARIVVREMTETLSLDLVEKHLMTDRMVLTVGYDIQNLQGTSGKRYRGEVKRDRYGRLIPKHAHGTVRMDGYTSSGREMMEKMLELYDRIVDPALLVRRVTLSAERLQTEQALEKDEQDQFEQLDLFTDYQELEQQKEQEKIQREKEKRLQEATLVIKKRYGKNAILKGTNYQEGATMRDRNQQIGGHRA, encoded by the coding sequence ATGAGAACTTATCTGGCCATCGATTTGAAATCGTTTTATGCTTCGGTGGAATGTGTGGAGCGGGGACTGGATCCGCTGGATGTGAATCTGGTGGTTGCAGATAAAAGCAGGACAGAGAAGACAATCTGTCTTGCGGTATCTCCGGCACTGAAAAGTTACGGAGTTCCCGGGAGGCCCAGACTGTTTGAAGTGGTACAGAAGGTGAGGGATCTGAACGGAAAGCGAAGATGTGCCTGCAGGGAGCGGCGGTTTCAGGGCAGTTCTGTCAGAAAAAGTGAATTGGAAACCAATCCGCAGCTTGAGATGGATTATCTGGTGGCGGTTCCGAGAATGGCGCTGTACCTGGAATACAGTACCAGAATCTATGAGATCTACATGAAGTATGTGGCGCCGGAAGACTGTCATGTCTACTCGATTGACGAAGTGATGCTGGATGTGACCGATTATCTGGGGACGTATCAGATGAGTGCAAACGAGCTGGCATCGGAGATGATCCGGGAAGTGTATGAGAAGACCGGGATCACGGCTACAGCGGGAATCGGAGCCAATCTTTATCTGGCGAAAGTCGCTATGGATATCAAGGCAAAACATGTAACGCCCAACCGTGACAGTGTGCGGATCGCAGAACTGGATGAGATTTCTTACCGCAGAGAACTCTGGGATCATCAGCCGATCACGGATTTCTGGCGGGTGGGACATGGCTATGCCAAAAAGCTGGAACAGTATGGAATCTACACAATGGGGGATGTGGCGGCCTGTTCAGTGGAACGGTTTCGTCCCGGTTGCGATATGGAGTTGCTTTATCGGTTGTTTGGGATCAATGCCGAACTGCTGATCGATCACGCATGGGGGATCGAACCCTGTACCATGGCTGACATTAAATCCTATCAGCCGGTATCTGAAAGCATGGGCGCAGGACAGGTGCTTTCCTGTCCTTATTCTGCCAAAGATGCAAGGATTGTCGTGCGGGAGATGACAGAGACCTTGTCTTTGGATCTGGTAGAAAAACATCTGATGACAGACCGGATGGTTCTGACGGTAGGATATGATATTCAGAATCTGCAGGGTACTTCCGGCAAACGATATCGCGGAGAGGTGAAGAGGGATCGTTACGGCCGTCTGATTCCGAAGCATGCCCATGGAACGGTGCGCATGGACGGATATACGTCTTCTGGAAGAGAGATGATGGAAAAGATGTTGGAACTGTATGATCGGATCGTGGATCCGGCACTCCTAGTTCGCAGAGTTACCTTATCCGCAGAACGTCTTCAGACGGAGCAGGCTCTGGAAAAAGACGAGCAGGATCAGTTTGAACAGCTGGATCTTTTTACAGACTATCAGGAACTGGAACAGCAGAAAGAGCAGGAAAAGATTCAGCGTGAAAAAGAAAAACGACTGCAGGAGGCAACGCTTGTCATCAAGAAGCGTTATGGGAAAAATGCGATTTTGAAGGGAACCAATTATCAGGAGGGAGCCACCATGCGGGATCGGAATCAGCAGATCGGAGGACATCGGGCGTAG
- the aspS gene encoding aspartate--tRNA ligase: MAESMQGLKRTHRCGELSAANVGETVTIMGWVQKNRNKGGLVFVDVRDRSGIIQVVCEEGKTDPAVLEKAASLRSEYVVAFVGEVAKRSGAVNDKIATGEIEIIPSELRILSESETPPFQIEENSKTKEELRLKYRYLDLRRPDLQRNLRMKSRVMTLTRQFFTEEGFLEIETPMLGKTTPEGARDYLVPSRIHPGSFYGLPQSPQLYKQLLMCSGMDRYIQIARCFRDEDLRADRQPEFTQIDMELSFVDVDDVIEVNERYLAKLFKEVLDVDVKLPIQRMTWQEAMDRFGSDKPDLRFGMELTDVTEVVKDCGFGVFTGAIEQGGSVRGINAKGQGSMPRKKIDKLTAFVKDYGAKGLAYIALQEDGSVKSSFAKFMTEEQMDALVKAMGGEAGDLLLFAADKNKVVWDSLGALRVELAKQLELLDKNEYRFVWITEFPLLEWSDEQNRYVAMHHPFTMPMEEDLKFIDSEPGKVRAKAYDIVLNGNEIGGGSVRIFQDDIQEKMFEVLGFTKEKAYEQFGFLLDAFKYGVPPHAGLAYGLDRLVMLMAKQDSIRDVIAFPKVKDASCLMTEAPTPADKKQLDELGLETVAEEEK; this comes from the coding sequence ATGGCAGAATCAATGCAGGGATTAAAGAGAACCCACAGATGTGGGGAACTCTCCGCAGCCAATGTGGGAGAGACCGTCACCATTATGGGATGGGTTCAGAAAAATCGTAATAAAGGCGGACTGGTCTTCGTAGATGTAAGAGACCGTTCCGGGATCATTCAGGTCGTATGTGAAGAGGGAAAGACAGATCCGGCAGTTCTGGAGAAGGCAGCCTCTCTTCGTTCAGAATATGTAGTTGCATTTGTAGGAGAAGTGGCAAAACGTTCCGGAGCGGTCAACGACAAGATCGCAACCGGCGAGATTGAGATTATTCCGTCGGAACTGCGGATTTTATCAGAGTCTGAGACGCCTCCGTTCCAGATTGAGGAAAATTCCAAGACGAAAGAGGAGCTCAGATTAAAATACCGTTATCTGGATCTGAGAAGACCGGATCTGCAGAGAAACTTAAGAATGAAGAGCCGTGTCATGACACTGACCCGTCAGTTCTTTACCGAAGAAGGATTCCTGGAGATTGAGACTCCGATGCTTGGAAAGACCACACCGGAAGGTGCCAGAGATTATCTGGTGCCAAGCCGTATCCATCCGGGAAGTTTCTATGGACTTCCGCAGTCACCGCAGCTTTATAAGCAGCTTCTGATGTGTTCCGGTATGGATCGTTATATCCAGATCGCAAGATGTTTCCGTGATGAAGACCTTCGTGCAGATCGTCAGCCGGAATTCACACAGATTGATATGGAGCTGTCTTTCGTTGATGTGGATGATGTGATCGAAGTCAATGAACGATATCTTGCAAAACTGTTTAAAGAAGTTCTGGATGTAGATGTGAAGCTTCCGATCCAGAGAATGACTTGGCAGGAAGCCATGGATCGTTTTGGTTCCGATAAGCCGGATCTGCGTTTTGGAATGGAGCTGACCGATGTGACTGAAGTGGTAAAAGACTGTGGCTTCGGCGTATTTACAGGAGCCATTGAACAAGGCGGAAGCGTTCGTGGTATCAACGCCAAAGGCCAGGGTTCCATGCCGAGAAAGAAAATCGACAAGCTGACAGCTTTTGTGAAAGATTATGGCGCAAAGGGACTGGCTTATATCGCGCTTCAGGAAGATGGAAGCGTAAAATCTTCTTTTGCAAAATTCATGACAGAGGAGCAGATGGATGCACTGGTAAAAGCAATGGGTGGAGAAGCAGGAGATTTGCTGCTCTTTGCGGCTGATAAAAATAAAGTGGTCTGGGATTCTCTGGGCGCACTGCGTGTAGAACTGGCAAAACAGTTGGAACTGTTGGATAAGAATGAATATCGTTTTGTATGGATCACAGAATTCCCGTTGTTAGAGTGGAGTGACGAGCAGAACCGTTATGTAGCAATGCATCATCCGTTTACCATGCCGATGGAAGAAGATCTGAAATTTATCGACAGCGAACCGGGAAAAGTTCGTGCAAAAGCATATGATATCGTGTTGAACGGAAACGAGATCGGTGGAGGAAGTGTACGAATCTTCCAGGATGACATTCAGGAAAAGATGTTCGAGGTACTTGGATTTACCAAAGAGAAGGCTTATGAGCAGTTCGGATTTCTTCTGGATGCATTCAAATACGGAGTACCGCCACACGCAGGGCTGGCTTACGGCTTGGATCGTCTGGTGATGCTGATGGCAAAACAGGACAGCATCCGCGACGTGATCGCATTCCCGAAGGTAAAAGATGCATCCTGTCTGATGACTGAAGCACCGACTCCGGCAGACAAGAAACAGTTGGACGAGCTGGGACTGGAAACCGTAGCCGAAGAAGAAAAATAA
- the hisS gene encoding histidine--tRNA ligase codes for MALKKKPVTGMKDMMPKEMEVRDYVIALIKDTYRDFGFTSIETPCVEHIENLCSKQGGDNEKLIFKILKRGEKLKIDTAKEESDLVDGGLRYDLTVPLSRYYSNHSNELPSPFKALQMGNVWRADRPQRGRFRQFMQCDIDILGESSNLAEIELIQATSTLLGKLDFKGFTIRINDRQILKAMAAYSGFAEEDYDAVFITLDKMDKIGLDGVEKEMEESGYPKESIEKYLGLFREVTNDITGIHYLKETLGDFLAAETAEGLEQIMTSVDAVKEADFTVQFDPTLVRGMSYYTGTIFEISMDEFGGSVGGGGRYDKMIGKFTGQDTPAVGFSIGFERIVMLLLERGYEIPSRKEKRAYLIEKKMPQEGVLKVLAQAKEDRKNGLQVLIVNMKKNKKFQKEQLAEQGYTDIVECFRD; via the coding sequence ATGGCGCTGAAGAAGAAACCGGTAACCGGTATGAAAGATATGATGCCGAAGGAAATGGAAGTTCGCGATTATGTGATTGCACTGATCAAAGATACCTATCGTGATTTTGGATTTACTTCCATTGAGACTCCCTGTGTGGAGCATATCGAGAATCTGTGCAGCAAGCAGGGGGGAGACAATGAAAAACTGATCTTTAAGATTTTAAAACGTGGAGAAAAATTAAAGATTGATACGGCAAAAGAAGAAAGTGATCTGGTGGACGGAGGTCTTCGTTATGACCTGACAGTTCCGCTTTCCAGATATTATTCCAACCATTCCAATGAGCTGCCGTCTCCGTTTAAGGCGTTACAGATGGGAAATGTATGGAGAGCCGACAGACCGCAGAGAGGACGGTTTCGTCAGTTCATGCAGTGTGATATCGACATTCTGGGAGAATCTTCCAATCTGGCAGAGATTGAGCTGATCCAGGCAACCAGCACCCTGCTTGGAAAACTGGACTTTAAAGGTTTTACGATCCGGATCAACGACAGACAGATCTTAAAAGCCATGGCAGCGTACAGCGGATTTGCAGAAGAGGATTACGATGCAGTCTTTATTACGCTGGATAAGATGGACAAGATCGGTCTGGATGGTGTAGAAAAAGAGATGGAAGAATCCGGTTATCCGAAAGAATCCATCGAAAAATATCTGGGATTATTCCGTGAAGTGACTAATGATATTACGGGAATCCATTATCTGAAAGAGACTCTGGGAGACTTTCTGGCAGCAGAAACAGCGGAAGGCCTGGAGCAGATCATGACCAGCGTGGATGCAGTGAAAGAAGCGGACTTTACCGTACAGTTCGATCCGACTCTGGTACGTGGAATGTCCTATTATACCGGAACAATTTTTGAGATTTCCATGGATGAGTTTGGCGGAAGTGTCGGCGGTGGCGGACGTTATGACAAGATGATCGGTAAATTTACCGGACAGGATACTCCGGCAGTTGGATTTTCCATCGGATTTGAGCGAATCGTTATGCTGTTGTTAGAGCGTGGATATGAGATTCCGAGTCGCAAAGAAAAGAGAGCTTATCTGATCGAGAAGAAGATGCCGCAGGAAGGGGTTCTGAAGGTACTGGCTCAGGCAAAAGAAGACCGGAAGAACGGACTTCAGGTGCTGATCGTCAATATGAAGAAGAACAAGAAATTCCAGAAGGAGCAGCTCGCAGAGCAGGGATATACGGATATCGTGGAGTGTTTCCGGGACTGA